In Terriglobia bacterium, the following proteins share a genomic window:
- a CDS encoding CRTAC1 family protein, which produces MKRGRVKTFLAAVLVWTLAAFLLLQAGQGATSLSSPVAFRDVTQQASIHFVHNTGAFGKKFLPETLGPGVAFLDYDNDGWPDIFLANGMDWPGHVRQRSTPRLYHNNHDGTFTDVTRKAGLAIAMYGMGVTVGDFDNDGFDDLFLTAFGQSRLFHNNGNGTFTDVTQKAGLGGIKEFSTSAAWVDYDKDGHLDLVVANYVQWSPETDLYCTLTGKTKSYCTPESYQGVSVRLWRNRGNGTFEDATQKAGLADPTAKTLGVTVLDYDNDGWPDLLFANDTQPNKLYRNNGNGTFTEKGVIAGIAFSEDGVARAGMGIDAADYDRSGHSSILISNFSNQMLALYHNEGNGLFVDVAPASEIGRASLLSLGFACFFFDYDLDGWPDIFVANGHLDPDIQRVQADVRYAQPPHLFRNLGNGQFQEAARTMGAAFNRPRVARGAAYADINNDGRLDLLVATNGGSPALFLNQGGGNNSLRVKLVGTKSNRDGIGAVVRLTSGSAVQSQMLRSGSSYLSASELVLTFGLGTLSRADAIEIRWPSGQTDKLSNIAAGQTITVTEEKGITASRAYARR; this is translated from the coding sequence ATGAAAAGAGGCCGCGTGAAAACGTTCCTTGCAGCGGTCCTCGTCTGGACCCTTGCTGCGTTTCTGCTCCTCCAAGCCGGGCAGGGTGCTACTTCCCTGTCCTCTCCGGTGGCCTTTCGCGACGTCACCCAGCAGGCCAGCATTCACTTTGTCCACAACACCGGAGCCTTCGGGAAAAAATTTCTCCCCGAAACGCTCGGCCCCGGCGTGGCCTTCCTCGACTACGACAACGACGGCTGGCCCGACATTTTCCTCGCCAACGGAATGGACTGGCCCGGCCATGTCCGGCAGCGCTCCACCCCGCGCCTCTACCACAACAATCACGACGGCACCTTCACCGACGTCACCCGCAAGGCCGGTCTGGCCATCGCGATGTACGGCATGGGAGTAACCGTCGGCGATTTCGACAACGACGGCTTCGACGATCTCTTCCTCACCGCCTTCGGCCAGAGCCGGCTCTTCCACAACAATGGCAACGGCACTTTCACCGATGTCACCCAGAAGGCCGGACTCGGCGGCATCAAGGAGTTCAGCACCAGCGCCGCCTGGGTCGATTACGACAAGGACGGGCACCTCGATCTCGTCGTCGCCAATTACGTCCAATGGTCCCCGGAGACCGACTTGTACTGCACGCTCACTGGAAAAACGAAGTCCTACTGCACGCCGGAATCCTACCAAGGCGTTTCCGTGCGCCTCTGGCGCAATCGCGGCAACGGCACCTTCGAAGACGCGACCCAGAAAGCCGGCCTCGCCGATCCCACCGCGAAAACCCTGGGCGTCACCGTTCTCGACTACGACAACGACGGCTGGCCCGATCTGCTCTTCGCCAACGACACCCAGCCCAACAAGCTCTACCGCAATAACGGCAACGGCACCTTCACCGAAAAAGGCGTCATCGCCGGCATCGCCTTCAGCGAAGACGGCGTGGCCCGCGCGGGCATGGGCATCGACGCCGCCGACTACGACCGCTCCGGCCATTCCAGCATCCTCATCAGCAATTTCTCCAATCAGATGCTCGCCCTCTATCACAACGAGGGCAACGGCCTCTTCGTCGACGTCGCTCCCGCCTCCGAGATCGGCCGCGCTTCCCTCCTCTCCCTCGGCTTCGCTTGCTTTTTCTTCGATTACGATCTTGACGGCTGGCCGGATATTTTCGTTGCCAACGGCCACCTGGACCCGGACATTCAGCGCGTCCAGGCCGACGTCCGCTACGCGCAGCCGCCGCATCTTTTCCGCAATCTCGGCAACGGGCAATTTCAGGAAGCCGCGCGTACCATGGGCGCCGCCTTCAACCGGCCCCGCGTCGCCCGCGGCGCCGCCTACGCCGACATCAATAATGACGGCCGGCTCGACCTCCTCGTCGCCACCAACGGCGGCTCTCCCGCCCTTTTCCTCAACCAGGGCGGCGGCAACAACAGCCTTCGCGTGAAGCTCGTGGGCACAAAATCCAATCGCGACGGGATCGGCGCCGTCGTCCGCCTCACCTCCGGCAGCGCTGTGCAGTCCCAGATGCTGCGCAGCGGCTCCAGTTATCTTTCCGCGAGCGAACTCGTTCTCACCTTTGGTCTCGGCACGCTGTCCCGGGCCGACGCCATCGAAATCCGCTGGCCCAGCGGCCAGACCGACAAACTCAGCAACATCGCCGCGGGACAGACCATCACCGTCACCGAAGAAAAAGGCATCACCGCGTCGCGGGCCTACGCCAGGAGATAG
- a CDS encoding proline dehydrogenase family protein produces the protein MSLMRSLLLAASQNSSLRERASRYRFVRRSVSRFMPGETLDDALLAAQALGLRKIGAVFTHLGENINDAGEAKQVTEHYLGALERIHGQNLRAEISVKLTQLGLDLSPDLCFANLQGIIARENKNSTVWIDMEASNYVDVTLDLYRRALAAFPNVGICLQAYLYRTKDDLAKLLPLRPSIRLVKGAYSEPPEVAFPRKRDVDENYFALAQEMLGAQAARQCLRAAFGTHDVTLIRRIAAFAAQQGFPKDALEVQMLFGIQRAEQERLASEGYRSIVLVAYGTYWYAWFMRRLAERPANLWFLIRNVFAG, from the coding sequence ATGAGTCTCATGCGTTCGCTGCTGCTGGCGGCTTCGCAAAATAGTTCGCTCCGCGAGCGCGCCTCGCGTTACCGTTTCGTCCGCCGCAGCGTCTCCCGCTTCATGCCCGGTGAAACCCTCGACGACGCCCTGCTGGCCGCACAGGCCCTGGGCCTCCGCAAGATCGGCGCGGTCTTCACGCATCTCGGCGAAAACATCAACGATGCGGGCGAAGCCAAGCAAGTCACCGAACACTACCTGGGCGCGCTCGAGCGCATCCACGGGCAGAACCTCCGTGCGGAGATTTCCGTCAAGCTCACCCAGCTCGGCTTGGACCTTTCTCCCGACCTCTGCTTCGCCAACCTGCAAGGGATCATCGCCCGCGAAAACAAAAACTCCACCGTGTGGATCGATATGGAAGCCAGCAACTATGTGGATGTGACGCTGGATCTCTACCGCCGCGCCCTCGCGGCCTTCCCCAACGTCGGCATCTGCCTGCAGGCCTATCTCTACCGCACCAAAGACGACCTCGCGAAGCTTCTGCCCCTGCGCCCCTCCATCCGCCTGGTCAAAGGCGCCTACAGCGAGCCGCCGGAGGTCGCTTTCCCCCGCAAGCGCGACGTCGACGAAAACTATTTCGCCCTGGCCCAGGAAATGCTCGGCGCCCAGGCCGCCAGGCAGTGCCTCCGCGCCGCCTTCGGCACCCATGACGTTACCCTCATCCGCCGCATCGCCGCTTTTGCCGCGCAGCAAGGCTTCCCCAAAGACGCCCTCGAAGTCCAGATGCTCTTCGGAATCCAGCGCGCCGAGCAGGAGCGTCTGGCCAGCGAAGGTTACCGCTCCATCGTTTTGGTTGCCTACGGTACCTACTGGTACGCCTGGTTCATGCGCCGCCTCGCCGAACGCCCCGCCAATCTGTGGTTTTTGATCCGCAACGTTTTTGCAGGTTGA
- a CDS encoding SIS domain-containing protein yields MGYVRQYIEEATMILRQVDQRAIEEAVDLLVELRQRGGRLFVLGVGGGAGHASHAVCDFRKIAQIEAYAPSDNVSELTARVNDEGWDTCYANWLRGSRLNEKDMIFVISVGGGDAKKNVSANLVRALDYAREVRATICGVVGRDGGYTAQVANACVLVPVVNSSTVTPHTESFQAMIWHLLVSHPKLRVAEMKWESLQSAAKA; encoded by the coding sequence ATGGGTTACGTCAGGCAATATATCGAAGAAGCCACAATGATTCTCCGGCAGGTGGATCAGCGGGCCATTGAGGAGGCCGTGGATCTGCTCGTGGAATTACGGCAGCGAGGGGGGCGGCTTTTTGTGCTTGGCGTGGGCGGCGGAGCGGGCCATGCGTCCCACGCGGTCTGCGATTTCCGCAAGATCGCGCAGATCGAGGCGTACGCGCCCTCGGACAACGTATCGGAACTGACAGCGCGGGTGAACGACGAGGGCTGGGATACGTGCTACGCCAATTGGCTGCGCGGGAGCCGGTTGAACGAAAAAGACATGATCTTCGTGATCTCCGTCGGCGGCGGAGATGCCAAGAAGAATGTCAGCGCGAACCTGGTGCGGGCGCTCGACTACGCGCGGGAGGTGCGCGCCACGATTTGCGGCGTCGTCGGCCGCGACGGAGGCTACACGGCTCAGGTGGCGAATGCCTGCGTGCTTGTTCCCGTCGTCAATTCCTCCACGGTGACTCCGCACACGGAATCTTTTCAGGCGATGATTTGGCATCTCCTGGTCTCCCACCCGAAACTGAGAGTCGCGGAGATGAAATGGGAATCCCTGCAGTCTGCCGCTAAGGCCTGA
- a CDS encoding class I SAM-dependent methyltransferase, with the protein MNPQPAPEELREFYASYDDGEQWRKREEHFNRGVRRAILRIRRSGTVLDIGCGSGNFLRCMKEAGFSVFGIEPSESGSEFAREEHGIEIYHGMIEEYLAVRGGRQFDVISLLNVLEHLPDPARTLEQLRQILAPGGVLAVVVPDARFHDLLGRLRRRLGLRNPYWLEQPKSVLAGFKLPDHLCSFQPCTIAALLQHGGFRIVALENAPLIFNAELRRNLGKMLVRWVSQALYYGTLGRVLVGYSTLVLARKEQD; encoded by the coding sequence GTGAATCCGCAACCGGCGCCGGAAGAGTTGCGCGAGTTCTACGCCAGCTACGATGACGGGGAGCAGTGGCGGAAGAGGGAAGAGCACTTCAATCGCGGGGTGCGCCGGGCAATCCTGCGGATCAGGCGATCGGGGACGGTCCTTGACATCGGGTGCGGATCGGGGAATTTTCTGCGGTGCATGAAAGAGGCAGGATTTTCCGTCTTCGGCATTGAGCCGTCGGAAAGCGGCTCGGAATTCGCGCGGGAGGAGCACGGGATCGAGATCTATCACGGAATGATTGAAGAATACCTCGCGGTCCGCGGCGGCCGGCAGTTCGATGTCATCAGCCTGTTAAACGTGCTCGAACACCTCCCGGATCCGGCACGCACCCTTGAACAGCTTCGGCAAATTCTGGCGCCCGGAGGCGTTCTTGCCGTCGTGGTCCCGGATGCGCGCTTTCACGATTTGCTCGGACGGCTGCGGCGCAGGCTCGGACTGCGGAATCCCTATTGGCTGGAACAGCCCAAGAGTGTCCTCGCCGGGTTCAAGCTGCCGGACCACCTGTGCTCATTTCAACCGTGCACCATCGCCGCTTTATTGCAGCACGGCGGGTTCCGAATTGTTGCGCTGGAAAACGCCCCGCTCATCTTCAACGCCGAGTTGCGCCGGAATCTCGGGAAGATGCTGGTGCGCTGGGTGTCGCAAGCTTTGTATTACGGCACCTTGGGGCGAGTTTTGGTTGGCTACTCCACACTGGTGCTGGCGCGGAAAGAGCAGGACTAA
- a CDS encoding HAD-IIIA family hydrolase yields the protein MKAVLLDRDGVINALVYHQDAGVIDAPFTASQFTLLPRVPEAIRVLNDIGMKIAIVSNQPGIAKGHLQLDTLKLFERRMLEGIGEAGGRVDRIYYCLHHPEGRVPELRQRCRCRKPEIGMLEQAAQSLKVGLDECYMIGDGIPDLVAGLRAGCRTIFAGRWKCEICQFTEGPEVRPHLVAKDLWEACQIIQSEVGSDCLKSVLPRRCPAAGC from the coding sequence ATGAAAGCAGTTCTTCTCGATCGCGATGGTGTGATCAATGCCCTCGTCTATCACCAGGACGCCGGCGTGATCGATGCGCCATTCACCGCGTCACAATTCACCCTGCTTCCTCGTGTTCCCGAGGCGATCCGTGTCCTGAACGACATAGGCATGAAAATCGCCATCGTGTCGAATCAGCCGGGAATCGCCAAGGGACATCTCCAGCTGGATACCCTGAAGCTTTTTGAACGCAGGATGCTGGAGGGCATTGGCGAGGCCGGGGGGCGCGTCGATCGGATCTATTATTGCCTGCATCACCCGGAAGGGCGCGTTCCAGAGTTGCGGCAGCGCTGCCGGTGCCGTAAGCCGGAAATTGGAATGCTGGAACAGGCCGCGCAGAGCCTGAAGGTCGGACTCGATGAATGCTACATGATCGGCGACGGGATTCCCGACTTGGTCGCGGGATTGCGCGCCGGCTGCCGCACGATCTTTGCGGGCCGCTGGAAATGCGAGATCTGCCAGTTTACGGAGGGGCCCGAGGTGCGTCCTCACCTGGTAGCAAAGGATCTGTGGGAAGCGTGCCAGATTATCCAGTCGGAAGTGGGGAGCGATTGTCTGAAGAGTGTTTTGCCGCGGAGATGCCCGGCGGCGGGTTGTTAG
- a CDS encoding galactokinase, giving the protein MIITRTPFRITLGGGGTDLPSFYREHGGLILAVALDKYMFLSVNTPILDDKIRVRYSTSEMVDHVDEVQHTLAREALRYFGIPNGLEIVSIADIPAGTGLGSSSSYLVGLLNALHVLRQDQATPQKLAEEACYLELEVLQKPIGKQDQYMAAFGGLTVLNIDHDGKVDVARMNLNVELLEGLEQNIVLFYTHDVRDATKILQKQDAATRGNDQIVVSSLREIKDVGIEICSAITKGNLRRFGELMDLHWESKKRLSAGITNPQIDAWYELAKKNGAIGGKISGAGGGGFLMFYCEEKKSQLREAMRNAGLRELNFRFDFEGSKVIFDAVSRDGRLAHIQRQNNHENGLVLAAKSSG; this is encoded by the coding sequence ATGATCATTACACGAACGCCGTTCCGGATCACACTTGGCGGGGGAGGCACCGATCTCCCGTCATTTTACCGCGAGCATGGCGGTCTGATTCTGGCGGTGGCACTCGACAAGTACATGTTTCTGAGCGTGAACACGCCCATCCTGGACGATAAGATTCGGGTGCGTTACAGCACATCCGAGATGGTCGACCATGTGGACGAAGTGCAGCACACGCTGGCGCGCGAGGCGTTGCGCTACTTCGGCATCCCCAACGGGCTGGAAATCGTCTCGATCGCCGACATACCCGCGGGAACCGGACTGGGTTCTTCGAGCTCGTACCTGGTGGGGCTGCTCAATGCCCTGCACGTCCTGCGGCAGGACCAGGCCACCCCGCAGAAGCTAGCGGAAGAGGCGTGTTACCTCGAACTGGAAGTGCTGCAAAAGCCTATTGGCAAGCAGGACCAGTACATGGCGGCCTTCGGCGGCTTGACGGTGCTCAATATCGACCACGATGGCAAAGTGGATGTTGCGCGCATGAACTTAAACGTGGAGCTGCTGGAGGGGCTGGAACAGAATATTGTGCTCTTCTACACTCACGACGTACGGGATGCCACGAAGATTCTTCAGAAACAGGACGCGGCCACCCGGGGCAACGATCAGATCGTCGTAAGCAGCCTGCGCGAGATCAAGGACGTCGGGATCGAAATTTGCAGCGCAATCACGAAGGGCAATCTGCGGCGTTTTGGGGAATTAATGGACCTGCACTGGGAATCGAAGAAACGGCTCTCCGCGGGGATTACCAATCCGCAGATTGACGCGTGGTATGAGCTGGCCAAGAAGAACGGGGCCATCGGGGGGAAAATCTCTGGGGCCGGCGGCGGGGGATTTCTCATGTTTTACTGCGAGGAGAAGAAGTCGCAATTGCGCGAGGCCATGCGAAATGCCGGTTTGCGGGAACTGAACTTCCGGTTCGATTTTGAAGGCAGTAAGGTCATTTTCGATGCCGTTTCGCGCGACGGGCGTCTCGCGCATATCCAGCGGCAGAACAACCACGAAAACGGATTAGTTCTGGCCGCAAAATCGTCTGGCTAG
- a CDS encoding NAD-dependent epimerase/dehydratase family protein — MKILVTGAAGFIASHVADAYVQAGHEVVVVDDLSRGSKRNVNPKCRFYECDIRDREAMERIFRAEKPTIVNHHAAQMDVRRGVREPLFDAQVNILGSINLLETAVAHGTKRFIYAATAGAGYGEPKKTPVPEGYPMNPITPYGISKHTVEHYLFTFQFLYGLQYAVLRYGNVYGPRQSSQGEAGVFAIFSEQMLGGVQPVIYGDGNKVRDYVYISDVVAANVAALERGSNEIFNIGSGVETRDREVFERVRDLLGKRVEPHFVPRRPGEIDRICLDIAKAKAILQWEPQVTLSEGAGMTVAYFQREAELANVSAAHARP; from the coding sequence GTGAAAATACTGGTCACGGGAGCCGCAGGATTCATTGCCTCGCACGTCGCCGACGCCTACGTGCAAGCAGGCCACGAGGTTGTGGTTGTCGACGATCTGTCCCGGGGCTCGAAGAGAAATGTGAATCCAAAGTGCCGGTTCTATGAATGCGACATCCGGGACCGGGAAGCTATGGAGAGGATCTTCCGCGCGGAAAAGCCGACGATCGTCAATCACCATGCAGCGCAGATGGACGTGCGGCGCGGCGTTCGGGAGCCTCTCTTCGACGCCCAGGTCAACATTCTCGGCTCCATCAATTTACTGGAAACGGCTGTGGCTCACGGAACAAAGAGGTTTATCTATGCCGCCACTGCGGGAGCAGGATACGGAGAACCCAAAAAGACGCCCGTTCCCGAAGGCTACCCTATGAATCCCATCACGCCCTACGGCATCAGCAAACACACCGTAGAGCATTACCTGTTCACCTTCCAGTTTCTCTACGGACTGCAATATGCCGTTTTGCGGTACGGAAACGTATATGGGCCGCGACAGAGCTCGCAGGGCGAGGCCGGGGTATTCGCCATCTTCTCCGAGCAGATGCTGGGGGGAGTCCAGCCGGTCATCTATGGAGACGGAAACAAAGTACGGGACTATGTCTACATCTCTGATGTCGTCGCCGCGAACGTCGCGGCCCTGGAGCGGGGAAGCAACGAGATATTCAATATCGGCAGCGGCGTGGAGACTAGGGACCGGGAAGTATTCGAGCGCGTGCGCGACCTCCTGGGCAAACGGGTCGAGCCGCACTTTGTTCCGCGACGGCCGGGGGAAATCGACAGGATCTGTCTCGACATCGCGAAGGCGAAAGCCATTCTCCAGTGGGAGCCGCAAGTAACCCTTTCCGAAGGAGCAGGCATGACGGTGGCTTACTTCCAGAGGGAAGCGGAGCTAGCAAATGTTTCCGCGGCCCACGCCAGGCCATAG
- a CDS encoding exopolysaccharide biosynthesis polyprenyl glycosylphosphotransferase: MSTRESMAHRESGVLTLAPEAAEARPAYGPLAWPLLHKLTYLGSDVLAITLAHIAAVRIVQYYLQIPLSGLNPPEYHRFYIPFFAVVLYLFEGYKSPELRRPEQELERSCKALTVSFLGLVLFNFVVFRAEAFSRYLLLMWFALACFLLLALRFTLRTLYEKLWKAGLCRWRALLIGSPAGLRGYQQLLAIQRHQGYDVAGILLDAAAEPLPAEMRALPVLGSLDDWEASLVGTGANLLIVAYPTAPDGEEWLRELVLRCKQLRVDVELYSSVLATANLNYEHDEFSGCFRFYAKPEWSLAVQRVIKRGLDLVIGLIGSAVTLLLTPVIFVLVNLEERGPLFYRSAYLGQDGSIRYYLKFRTMHVDADRILEQDAALRSRFREKQKLIDDPRVTRIGRLLRRSSLDEFPQFFSILKGDLTFVGPRTIREEEAVHYGPLLEKLLSVKPGVTGFWQVMGRQTTTYAERVQMDMFYIDKWSIWLDLVIIAKTFWKVLKAEGAY, translated from the coding sequence ATGTCCACACGCGAATCCATGGCGCACCGGGAAAGTGGAGTGCTGACGCTTGCGCCGGAAGCTGCCGAAGCGCGGCCTGCCTACGGGCCACTGGCATGGCCGCTACTGCACAAGCTGACGTATCTGGGGAGCGATGTCCTGGCCATCACGCTGGCGCACATAGCTGCGGTCCGCATTGTGCAGTACTATCTGCAGATTCCCCTGAGCGGGCTCAACCCCCCCGAGTACCACCGTTTCTACATCCCCTTCTTCGCGGTGGTGCTGTACCTGTTCGAAGGGTACAAGAGCCCGGAGTTGCGCCGGCCGGAGCAGGAACTGGAACGGAGCTGCAAGGCCTTGACGGTGAGTTTCCTGGGGCTGGTGCTGTTCAACTTCGTGGTTTTCCGGGCGGAAGCGTTTTCGCGGTACCTCCTGCTGATGTGGTTTGCGCTGGCTTGTTTTCTGTTGCTGGCGCTGCGCTTCACGCTGCGAACCCTCTACGAAAAGCTTTGGAAGGCGGGTCTGTGCCGGTGGCGCGCGCTGCTCATCGGTTCTCCGGCCGGGCTGCGCGGATACCAGCAGCTGCTTGCGATCCAGCGGCATCAAGGCTACGACGTGGCCGGGATCCTGCTCGACGCGGCGGCGGAGCCGCTCCCGGCGGAAATGCGCGCGCTTCCAGTGCTGGGATCGCTAGACGATTGGGAGGCCTCCCTGGTAGGTACGGGAGCGAACTTGCTTATCGTGGCCTATCCTACCGCTCCCGATGGCGAGGAATGGCTGCGGGAACTCGTGCTCCGCTGCAAGCAACTGCGCGTGGACGTGGAACTCTATTCGAGCGTTCTGGCCACTGCCAATTTGAACTACGAACACGATGAATTCTCCGGCTGCTTCCGTTTCTATGCCAAGCCGGAATGGTCGCTCGCAGTACAGCGGGTGATCAAGCGCGGGCTGGACCTGGTGATTGGGCTCATCGGCAGCGCGGTGACGCTGCTGCTCACCCCCGTTATCTTCGTGCTCGTGAATCTGGAAGAGCGCGGGCCGCTGTTCTACCGAAGCGCGTATTTGGGGCAGGACGGCAGCATCCGCTATTACCTGAAATTCCGGACCATGCATGTGGACGCCGACCGGATATTGGAGCAGGACGCAGCGCTGCGCTCTCGTTTCCGCGAAAAGCAGAAGCTGATCGACGATCCGCGGGTCACGCGAATCGGCCGTTTGTTGCGCCGGTCCAGCCTGGACGAATTTCCACAATTCTTCAGCATCCTGAAAGGGGATCTGACGTTCGTGGGCCCCCGAACCATTCGCGAGGAGGAGGCGGTGCACTACGGGCCGCTGCTGGAAAAGTTGCTCTCCGTCAAACCCGGCGTAACTGGATTCTGGCAAGTCATGGGCCGGCAAACGACCACCTATGCGGAGCGGGTGCAGATGGACATGTTCTACATCGACAAATGGTCGATCTGGCTGGATCTGGTGATCATCGCCAAAACGTTCTGGAAAGTGCTGAAAGCCGAAGGGGCGTACTGA
- a CDS encoding transaldolase, whose product MQIFVDSADYKQIEHWLEEGVVDGATTNPSIMFKDGVPDIEEGARRLAALLQERPLSVEVTTNDRETMLQEARTFATWARNIVVKIPVVNEHGESCLGVMHRLTEEGIAINATAILSFNQAILAAKAGATYVSIFAGRVADEGNDPAVVIRNVRSWLEEWKFPARIIVGSIRTVMDIQNAALAGAHIITIPPQFLPKMVDHRYTRETVRQFVQDAEKTLAQMSKAKVQVATTGAR is encoded by the coding sequence ATGCAAATCTTCGTGGATTCCGCAGATTACAAGCAAATCGAGCACTGGCTGGAAGAGGGAGTCGTGGACGGGGCGACAACGAATCCCAGCATCATGTTTAAGGATGGCGTGCCGGACATCGAGGAAGGCGCGCGGAGACTCGCGGCACTGCTGCAGGAACGCCCGCTCAGCGTGGAAGTCACTACCAATGACCGCGAAACCATGCTCCAGGAGGCACGCACATTTGCCACCTGGGCCCGCAACATCGTGGTGAAGATTCCCGTGGTCAACGAACACGGGGAATCCTGCCTCGGGGTCATGCACCGGCTGACGGAAGAAGGCATTGCGATCAACGCCACAGCGATTCTGTCGTTCAACCAGGCGATTCTGGCCGCCAAGGCGGGAGCGACCTATGTGAGTATTTTCGCCGGTCGCGTCGCCGACGAAGGGAATGACCCGGCGGTGGTAATCCGCAACGTGCGCAGCTGGCTGGAGGAGTGGAAGTTTCCGGCGCGCATCATCGTGGGCAGCATCCGCACGGTCATGGACATCCAGAACGCGGCGCTGGCCGGGGCGCATATCATCACGATTCCCCCGCAATTTCTGCCCAAGATGGTGGATCACCGCTACACCCGCGAGACGGTCCGCCAGTTCGTGCAGGACGCGGAGAAAACACTGGCGCAAATGAGCAAAGCAAAAGTCCAGGTGGCGACAACGGGAGCCCGCTAG
- a CDS encoding glycosyltransferase family 4 protein → MKVAFVCGFAWEPKGTARARAFPLAVELVNKGHEVAIFLAPYDNPAESSQKRELEGVHIVNVKVGARPGLRHAPLIARRLCLAIRKYAPDVVHVFKPKGYAGAACTWLLLRGCRAVALDCDDWEGWGGWNEVKDYPWLLKEYIDWQEKWLLRRAPVVTAASQVLARRAAALRGSANGVFYVPNCGVSRTNVAAQERIRAASGNGAKQSLGLSDALVILYSGHFEPGDDIMLFCRGAAPVARRTGATIVFVGEGPELVQVREFFSGETGVTVRFFPRLPYEKFVRLVAAADVAAFPYPDNEIYRAKCSVRIIDYMAMGKAVLTTAVGQNTDYIVNGESGILTPPGDEMRFVQELERLLQNEPLRERLGRNARQRIQEQFSWDGAALENCLRAYQQLAKS, encoded by the coding sequence ATGAAGGTTGCTTTTGTTTGCGGATTTGCCTGGGAGCCGAAGGGGACTGCCCGCGCGCGCGCTTTCCCGCTGGCCGTAGAACTTGTAAACAAAGGGCATGAAGTTGCAATTTTCCTGGCACCCTACGACAACCCGGCCGAATCGAGTCAGAAGCGTGAACTCGAAGGTGTGCACATCGTGAACGTGAAGGTCGGGGCGAGGCCTGGGTTACGGCACGCGCCGCTGATAGCGAGAAGGCTGTGTCTCGCGATTCGCAAGTATGCGCCCGATGTGGTGCACGTGTTCAAGCCAAAAGGGTATGCGGGCGCGGCGTGCACCTGGCTGCTGCTGCGGGGCTGCCGCGCGGTGGCGCTGGACTGCGACGACTGGGAAGGATGGGGAGGGTGGAACGAGGTCAAGGACTATCCCTGGCTGCTGAAAGAGTATATCGACTGGCAGGAGAAATGGCTCCTGCGCCGAGCGCCGGTAGTAACCGCGGCCAGCCAGGTGCTGGCGCGTAGAGCCGCGGCCCTGCGGGGGTCGGCGAACGGCGTTTTTTATGTACCCAACTGCGGGGTCTCGCGAACGAACGTTGCGGCGCAGGAACGGATCCGTGCTGCGAGCGGCAACGGTGCCAAACAATCGTTGGGGCTTTCCGATGCGCTCGTGATTTTGTACAGCGGACACTTCGAGCCAGGGGACGACATCATGCTCTTTTGCCGGGGTGCGGCGCCGGTAGCGCGGCGCACGGGGGCGACGATCGTGTTTGTCGGCGAGGGGCCGGAGTTAGTGCAGGTGAGGGAGTTTTTCTCCGGCGAGACAGGGGTAACGGTGCGCTTTTTCCCGCGGCTACCCTATGAAAAGTTCGTGCGGCTCGTTGCCGCGGCGGATGTTGCCGCCTTTCCGTACCCGGACAATGAGATCTACCGCGCGAAGTGCTCGGTGCGCATCATCGACTACATGGCCATGGGAAAGGCGGTGCTGACCACCGCCGTGGGGCAGAACACGGACTACATTGTGAATGGAGAGAGTGGAATCCTGACTCCGCCGGGGGATGAAATGCGGTTTGTGCAGGAACTGGAAAGATTGCTGCAGAATGAGCCCTTGCGGGAACGGCTGGGGCGCAATGCCCGGCAGCGTATCCAGGAGCAGTTCTCGTGGGACGGCGCGGCTCTGGAGAACTGCCTGCGTGCCTACCAGCAATTAGCGAAATCCTGA